The sequence below is a genomic window from Falsibacillus pallidus.
GCCAATTCATTTTCCACTCGATCAATAATAATCGATTTAGCTTCGTCGCGAGTCAGACCCGAGATACGCTCAAGTTCAGCTTTCTGTGATCGTACCATATCGTCCACTTTGCTTTCCATCTCTTCAATATGTTGTTGTCTTTGCCCTAAAGAGTCCTCTTTCTTCTCAAGCATCAATTCTCTCTTATCGAGTGATTCATCCTTGCGGTCAAGGTTTTCCTCTTTTTGCAATAAACGGTTTTCTTGCTTCTGCAATTCATTTCTTCGTTCACGAAGTTCTCTTTCAGTTTCTGTACGAAGTTTGTGATTTTCATCCTTTGCTTCCAGAAGGGCTTCTTTTTTCAAAGATTCAGCTTCACGCTTAGCGTCTTCTACAATTTGCTCTGCGGCATTCTTTGCCCCTGAGATCTTTGCTTCAGCAATGGACTTGCGAATTAAATAGCCAACAACTACACCGACGATTAGGCCAAGCAAAATGGAGATGATTGTAATAGGTTCCAACTCTTTCACCTCCTCTTGCTATGAACTTTTGTCATCATTCAAAAAATGTCGGCTGCTACATTGTTACAAAGGTTTCAACATACAGCGTCAGGCTTTCAAATTTTCATTCGAAAAAGTTAAAAAATATACATTATTAATTTTAAAGGTGCTAAAAATTATTGTCAAGGCTTGGGAGAAAAAAGAGAAGCTTGAAATACCAAGCTTTATCAATATTGCAAACGTTTACTGCCCACTCTTGAAGTATACGCGCTTCTCCATAAAGAAAAAGCGGTCGAAAAAATGACCGCTTTTATCTCTATTATTCGTCAAGAAGTGCAAACTCTTCTTGGTCTTCATCCGCAGATGCTGTTTTTACTTCATCCAGATTATAATGATCGCGAATCTTCATCATTAATTCGTGGCGAAGTTCAGGATTCTCTTTTAGGAATTGTTTCGCATTTTCACGGCCTTGTCCTAAACGCTCTTCATTATAGGAATACCAGGAACCGCTCTTTTGAACGATATCCAATTCAGAACCCATATCTATGATTTCGCCTTCTCTTGAAATCCCTTCACCATACATGATATCTACTTCAGCTGTACGGAATGGAGGGGCCACTTTATTTTTTACTACTTTTACTCTTGTTTTGTTCCCAACCATATCGTTTCCTTGCTTCAGTGTTTCTGCACGACGCACTTCAAGGCGTACGGAGGAGTAGAATTTCAACGCTCGTCCACCTGGAGTCGTCTCAGGATTTCCGAACATAACGCCGACTTTTTCACGGATTTGGTTAATGAAGATTGCTATGGTTTTAGATTTATTGATTGCTCCAGAAAGTTTACGGAGTGCCTGTGACATCAAACGTGCTTGAAGGCCGACGTGTGAATCACCCATCTCCCCTTCAATCTCTGCTTTTGGAACCAACGCTGCAACAGAGTCAATAACCAGGATGTCGACTGCACCGCTTCGTACAAGTGCTTCTGCAATCTCAAGAGCCTGCTCGCCTGTATCCGGCTGTGATAAAAGAAGTTCATCGATATTAACGCCTAATTTTTGGGCGTAGACAGGATCGAGGGCATGCTCTGCATCGATGAATGCAGCTTGTCCACCTTTAGCCTGGACCTCTGCTATTGCGTGGAGTGCTACAGTTGTTTTACCTGAACTTTCAGGTCCATAGATTTCAACGATTCTTCCTCTAGGATATCCGCCGACTCCCAAAGCGACATCAAGTGCCAGA
It includes:
- the recA gene encoding recombinase RecA; the protein is MANDRQAALEMALKQIEKQFGKGSIMKLGEQTDRRISTMPSGSLALDVALGVGGYPRGRIVEIYGPESSGKTTVALHAIAEVQAKGGQAAFIDAEHALDPVYAQKLGVNIDELLLSQPDTGEQALEIAEALVRSGAVDILVIDSVAALVPKAEIEGEMGDSHVGLQARLMSQALRKLSGAINKSKTIAIFINQIREKVGVMFGNPETTPGGRALKFYSSVRLEVRRAETLKQGNDMVGNKTRVKVVKNKVAPPFRTAEVDIMYGEGISREGEIIDMGSELDIVQKSGSWYSYNEERLGQGRENAKQFLKENPELRHELMMKIRDHYNLDEVKTASADEDQEEFALLDE